The proteins below are encoded in one region of Bacillus vallismortis:
- a CDS encoding MFS transporter, producing the protein MRTELANKVVSLETEKRLSLKEKISYGFGDFGNGFMFDLGQIYLLKYFTDVAGIPAAMAGGIFLVSKLFAAITDPIVGSSIDYRKHIGKRGKFRPYLLIGSIVLAVLTVLIFLSPNVSTTGKLIYAYASYMIWGIGYSFVNIPYGSLGAAMTQNSEDRTSISTFRQIGSLGALFITSVAVMPLLVKFDNPKVGYPVVMGLFAALGVIWFYICYRNCKERIVISEAPKEKLTLSSVVKTFITNKPLLTLVLMTIFSISAYNIKSAMLVYFAQYNLGNVELMAYMNFIIIGSSFLGVIFLPKLVKIFGKKRTAMIGFGISVAADLVNFMLPSNVYVFTILASIAFIGISIPNGITWALVSDIIDYGEWKSGERKEATTYSLFNFSRKLAQSLSGFLSGIGLGIIGYVPNAVQTAQALIGIKALLLLYPAIALALAMIIIGFLYKLTDQQHAQIVQDLHQKS; encoded by the coding sequence ATGCGAACTGAACTAGCAAATAAGGTTGTGTCACTCGAAACGGAGAAAAGGCTTTCATTGAAAGAGAAAATATCCTATGGTTTTGGTGATTTTGGCAACGGCTTTATGTTTGATCTCGGCCAAATTTATTTATTAAAGTATTTTACTGATGTAGCGGGAATCCCGGCTGCTATGGCCGGCGGCATTTTTTTAGTCAGCAAGCTGTTTGCGGCGATAACAGATCCGATTGTCGGATCATCTATTGATTATCGCAAACATATCGGCAAACGGGGGAAATTCAGGCCTTATCTATTAATCGGAAGCATCGTGCTCGCAGTGCTTACTGTTCTTATCTTTCTGTCTCCCAATGTATCAACGACCGGAAAACTCATTTATGCATATGCATCCTATATGATCTGGGGCATCGGCTATTCATTTGTGAATATTCCGTACGGCTCATTAGGAGCAGCGATGACTCAAAACTCTGAGGACCGAACCTCCATTTCGACTTTCCGCCAAATTGGATCACTTGGGGCTTTGTTTATCACAAGTGTGGCCGTGATGCCGCTGCTCGTCAAGTTTGATAATCCAAAGGTCGGTTACCCGGTGGTCATGGGCTTGTTCGCCGCACTCGGCGTGATTTGGTTTTATATTTGTTACCGCAACTGCAAAGAGCGCATTGTCATATCGGAAGCGCCAAAAGAAAAATTAACACTCTCATCTGTCGTCAAAACATTTATCACAAACAAACCGCTGTTAACCCTTGTCCTCATGACGATTTTTTCAATTTCCGCATACAATATTAAATCCGCCATGCTCGTCTATTTCGCACAATATAATCTAGGCAATGTTGAACTGATGGCGTATATGAACTTTATTATTATCGGTTCTTCCTTTTTGGGCGTCATATTTCTGCCAAAGCTCGTCAAAATATTTGGAAAGAAAAGAACGGCAATGATCGGCTTCGGCATCAGTGTGGCCGCGGATCTGGTCAACTTTATGCTTCCATCAAACGTTTATGTGTTTACGATTCTTGCCAGCATCGCCTTTATCGGAATCAGTATCCCAAATGGCATCACGTGGGCGCTTGTCTCCGATATTATTGACTATGGCGAATGGAAATCCGGTGAACGGAAAGAAGCAACGACATATTCACTTTTTAACTTCTCCAGAAAGCTTGCCCAGTCATTGTCGGGTTTTCTCTCGGGTATTGGTTTAGGGATTATCGGCTATGTGCCGAATGCTGTCCAGACAGCACAGGCGCTGATCGGAATCAAAGCGCTGCTGCTTCTGTATCCTGCTATAGCTTTGGCATTAGCGATGATCATTATCGGCTTTCTCTATAAACTCACAGACCAGCAGCATGCACAGATTGTTCAGGATCTTCATCAAAAGAGCTGA
- a CDS encoding cupin domain-containing protein encodes MEPETQTYFFQDDGRIPNHPDFPLVVYQNALKDTGSAERIVNRHGWSNSWSGSVFPYHHYHSNAHEVLVAVRGEAVIQFGGEKGVAIPFKSGDAVVIPAGVGHKKQSASGDFNVIGAYPGGVQYDMKTGEPNERDEAVKQIKQVSLPANDPITGKRAPLLEIWVK; translated from the coding sequence ATGGAACCAGAGACACAGACCTACTTTTTTCAGGATGACGGCAGGATTCCGAACCACCCTGATTTTCCGCTCGTTGTGTATCAAAACGCACTCAAGGACACCGGTTCGGCAGAGCGGATCGTCAATCGGCATGGCTGGTCAAACAGCTGGTCGGGAAGTGTTTTTCCATACCATCATTATCACAGCAATGCGCATGAAGTCCTGGTTGCTGTCCGGGGAGAGGCTGTGATTCAGTTTGGGGGAGAAAAAGGAGTTGCCATTCCCTTCAAATCGGGCGACGCAGTCGTGATTCCAGCTGGAGTTGGCCATAAAAAGCAAAGCGCGAGCGGCGATTTTAACGTTATTGGCGCTTATCCGGGAGGCGTTCAGTACGATATGAAGACGGGAGAGCCAAATGAACGGGACGAAGCGGTGAAACAGATCAAGCAGGTCTCATTGCCGGCGAATGACCCGATCACAGGAAAAAGAGCTCCTCTTTTGGAAATATGGGTCAAGTGA
- a CDS encoding NAD(P)/FAD-dependent oxidoreductase, with product MSKHIVILGAGYGGVLSALTVRKHYTKEQAKVTVVNKYPTHQIITELHRLAAGNVSEKAVAMPLEKLFKGKDIDLKIAEVSSFSVDKKEVALADGSTLSYDALVVGLGSVTAYFGIPGLEENSMVLKSAADANKVFQHVEDRVREYSKTKNEADATILIGGGGLTGVELVGELADIMPNLAKKYGVDHKEIKLKLVEAGPKILPVLPDDLIERATASLEKRGVEFLTGLPVTNVEGNVIDLKDGSKVVANTFVWTGGVQGNPLVGESGLEVNRGRATVNDFLQSTSHEDVFVAGDSAVYFGPDGRPYPPTAQIAWQMGELIGYNLFAYLEGKTLETFNPVNSGTLASLGRKDAVAIIGANSTPLKGLPASLMKEASNVRYLTHIKGLFSLAY from the coding sequence ATGTCAAAACATATTGTCATTCTAGGCGCTGGTTATGGCGGAGTTCTTTCTGCTTTAACAGTTCGCAAACATTACACAAAAGAACAAGCAAAAGTGACAGTGGTAAACAAATACCCAACTCACCAAATCATTACGGAATTACACCGTCTTGCAGCAGGCAACGTGTCTGAAAAAGCGGTTGCAATGCCATTAGAAAAGCTTTTCAAAGGCAAAGACATTGATCTTAAAATCGCGGAAGTAAGCTCTTTCTCTGTTGATAAAAAAGAAGTTGCGCTTGCTGACGGTTCTACATTATCTTACGATGCGCTTGTTGTAGGCCTTGGTTCTGTAACAGCTTACTTCGGCATCCCGGGCCTTGAAGAAAACAGCATGGTATTGAAATCCGCTGCTGATGCGAACAAAGTCTTCCAGCATGTTGAAGATCGTGTGCGCGAGTATTCTAAAACGAAAAACGAAGCTGATGCAACAATCCTTATCGGCGGAGGCGGCTTAACAGGTGTTGAGCTTGTCGGTGAGCTTGCTGACATCATGCCGAACCTTGCAAAAAAATATGGTGTAGACCATAAAGAAATCAAATTGAAGCTCGTTGAAGCAGGTCCGAAAATCCTTCCTGTTCTTCCGGATGATCTGATCGAACGTGCGACTGCAAGCCTTGAAAAACGCGGCGTAGAGTTCTTAACAGGCCTGCCTGTTACAAATGTAGAAGGAAACGTGATTGATCTGAAAGACGGATCAAAAGTTGTTGCCAACACATTTGTTTGGACTGGCGGCGTACAAGGCAACCCATTAGTCGGTGAATCAGGTCTTGAAGTGAACCGTGGACGCGCAACAGTAAACGACTTCCTGCAATCTACATCTCATGAGGATGTATTCGTTGCCGGTGACAGCGCAGTTTACTTCGGGCCAGACGGCCGTCCATACCCGCCGACTGCACAAATCGCATGGCAAATGGGTGAGCTGATCGGCTACAACCTATTCGCTTACTTAGAAGGCAAAACGCTTGAAACATTCAATCCAGTAAACTCTGGTACACTTGCAAGCCTTGGACGCAAAGATGCGGTTGCCATCATTGGTGCTAATTCTACACCGCTTAAAGGCCTTCCTGCTTCCTTGATGAAAGAAGCAAGTAACGTACGCTACTTAACACACATTAAAGGACTTTTCAGCCTGGCTTACTAA
- a CDS encoding DMT family transporter yields MKAIIIGVLASLFFAVTFILNRAMELSGGSWLWSSSLRFIFMVPFLCVIVIMRGTFAPLLLEMRKKPFFWIKWSFAGFVLFYAPITFAAAYGPGWLVAGTWQITIVAGVLLSPLFYVKKEMPGGPQLVRQKIPLVSLGTSVIILIGAALIQLQHAESLSGKMLLFSVLPVVIAAFAYPLGNRRMLEEYGGRLDTFQRVLGMTLASLPFWLIIAAYGWWSDGLPTAGQTVQSFFVAISSGVIATVLFFWATDMVRDNPQKLAAVEATQSGEVIFALLGEIVLLSGVFPSFLSFAGLFIIIAGMVLHTFASQLGKPKKNTQSNLTA; encoded by the coding sequence ATGAAAGCAATCATCATCGGAGTATTGGCTTCACTCTTTTTTGCCGTTACCTTTATTTTAAACAGAGCGATGGAATTATCCGGAGGCAGCTGGCTTTGGAGCTCTTCGCTGCGATTTATTTTTATGGTGCCGTTTTTATGTGTGATTGTCATCATGAGAGGGACATTCGCCCCACTCTTACTAGAGATGCGGAAAAAACCGTTTTTTTGGATCAAATGGAGCTTTGCCGGCTTCGTGCTTTTTTACGCGCCGATCACATTTGCGGCTGCATACGGTCCAGGTTGGCTCGTAGCCGGAACTTGGCAAATCACCATTGTAGCCGGCGTGCTCCTATCTCCTCTTTTTTATGTCAAAAAAGAGATGCCGGGCGGCCCGCAGCTCGTTCGGCAAAAGATTCCCCTTGTTTCACTTGGCACGTCCGTAATCATTCTGATCGGAGCGGCGCTCATCCAGCTTCAGCATGCAGAATCGCTTTCCGGAAAGATGCTGCTTTTCAGTGTGCTGCCGGTTGTCATTGCGGCTTTTGCCTATCCGTTAGGAAACCGGAGAATGCTCGAAGAATATGGAGGCCGGCTTGATACATTTCAGCGCGTGCTGGGAATGACCTTGGCGAGCCTTCCGTTCTGGCTGATCATAGCAGCTTACGGGTGGTGGTCAGACGGCCTTCCAACAGCGGGGCAAACCGTTCAATCCTTCTTCGTTGCCATCAGCTCAGGCGTCATTGCCACCGTTTTATTTTTCTGGGCAACTGATATGGTAAGAGACAATCCGCAAAAGCTCGCGGCCGTTGAAGCAACCCAATCCGGTGAAGTGATATTTGCGCTGCTTGGTGAAATCGTTCTGCTGTCAGGTGTTTTTCCATCCTTTTTATCATTTGCCGGTTTATTCATTATTATTGCAGGGATGGTGTTGCACACCTTTGCTTCACAACTGGGAAAACCGAAAAAGAACACACAGTCAAAC
- the allD gene encoding ureidoglycolate dehydrogenase, whose product MISAEEAKKLVRQKLACAHLNERDAEKVADVLVHADLRNVHSHGVLRTEHYVNRLRAGGVNPEAHPVFKETGPVTGILDGDDGFGHVICDMAMDRAMDMAKKNGVGMVTAVNSSHCGALSYFVQKAADEKLIGMAMTHTDSIVVPFGGRAPFLGTNPIAYGVPAKHKKPFILDMATSKVAFGKILQAREEGEAIPEGWGVDENGEAATDPYKVASLSTFGGPKGYGLSIIVDVFSGLLAGAAFGPHIAKMYSGLEQKRKLGHYVCAINPSFFTDHDTFLEQMDAMLNELQQSPPATGVERVYVPGEIEQLHEERNKVHGISIARSVYQFLKSR is encoded by the coding sequence ATGATATCAGCTGAAGAAGCAAAGAAACTTGTTCGGCAAAAGCTGGCCTGTGCCCATTTGAATGAACGAGACGCAGAAAAAGTGGCAGATGTCCTCGTACACGCCGATTTACGCAATGTGCACTCACATGGTGTGCTGCGAACAGAACACTATGTAAACAGGCTAAGGGCAGGAGGGGTCAACCCTGAAGCACATCCTGTTTTTAAAGAAACCGGGCCTGTGACCGGGATACTGGATGGTGATGACGGATTCGGCCATGTGATTTGTGATATGGCGATGGACCGCGCAATGGACATGGCAAAGAAAAACGGAGTCGGCATGGTGACGGCTGTAAACAGCAGCCATTGCGGAGCGCTAAGCTATTTTGTGCAAAAAGCGGCTGACGAAAAGCTGATCGGTATGGCAATGACGCATACGGACAGTATCGTTGTCCCTTTTGGAGGGAGGGCTCCATTTTTAGGGACAAATCCGATTGCTTACGGTGTCCCTGCTAAGCATAAAAAACCGTTTATCCTTGATATGGCGACCTCCAAAGTGGCTTTTGGGAAGATTTTGCAGGCCCGTGAAGAGGGCGAAGCCATTCCCGAGGGATGGGGAGTCGATGAAAACGGAGAAGCAGCAACTGATCCTTACAAGGTCGCCTCTCTTTCAACATTCGGCGGCCCGAAAGGCTATGGGCTATCTATAATAGTGGATGTGTTTTCCGGATTGCTGGCGGGCGCGGCTTTTGGCCCTCATATCGCCAAAATGTACAGCGGGCTTGAGCAAAAAAGAAAGCTGGGTCATTACGTTTGCGCGATCAATCCGTCCTTTTTTACAGACCATGATACGTTTTTAGAGCAGATGGATGCCATGCTCAATGAATTGCAGCAGTCACCGCCGGCTACTGGAGTCGAGAGAGTGTATGTACCTGGCGAGATCGAACAGCTGCATGAAGAAAGAAATAAGGTGCACGGAATATCAATCGCTCGGAGCGTGTATCAATTTTTAAAAAGCAGGTGA
- the uxaC gene encoding glucuronate isomerase yields the protein MEPFMGEHFLLKNETAVSLYHNHAKDMPIIDYHCHLSPKEIYENKKFQNITEAWLYGDHYKWRLMRANGIEETYITGDAPDEEKFMAWAKTVPMAIGNPLYNWTHLELQRYFGIDEIVNEQSAPAIWKRTNELLQGEGFGARDFIVKSNVKVVCTTDDPVDSLEYHLLLKEDKDFPVSVLPGFRPDKGLEINREGFPDWVQALEDAAAIPITTYNEFLEALEKRVRFFHSAGGRVSDHAIDSMVFAETTKEEAGRIFSDRLQGTEISYEDEKKFKTYTLQFLCSLYAELDWAMQFHINALRNTNTKMMKRLGPDTGYDSMNDEDIAKPLYKLLNSVEMKNKLPKTILYSLNPNDNYVIASMINSFQDGVTPGKIQFGTAWWFNDTKDGMLEQMKALSNVGLFSRFIGMLTDSRSFLSYTRHEYFRRIVCNLIGEWVENGEVPRDMELLGSIVRGICYDNAKHYFQFQEEKANV from the coding sequence ATGGAACCCTTCATGGGTGAACATTTTTTGCTGAAAAATGAAACCGCTGTCAGCCTCTATCACAATCATGCGAAAGACATGCCGATTATTGATTATCACTGCCACTTAAGCCCGAAAGAAATCTATGAAAATAAGAAATTTCAAAACATCACGGAAGCCTGGCTGTATGGAGACCATTACAAATGGCGCCTCATGAGAGCCAATGGAATTGAAGAAACATACATTACCGGTGATGCGCCTGATGAGGAGAAGTTTATGGCCTGGGCGAAAACCGTGCCGATGGCGATTGGCAATCCGCTCTACAATTGGACTCACTTAGAACTGCAGCGTTATTTTGGCATTGATGAGATTGTAAATGAGCAATCAGCGCCCGCGATATGGAAACGGACAAATGAACTGCTTCAAGGAGAAGGCTTTGGCGCGAGGGATTTCATCGTGAAATCAAATGTAAAGGTCGTTTGCACAACTGATGATCCTGTTGATTCTCTTGAATACCATCTATTATTAAAAGAAGACAAAGATTTTCCTGTCAGCGTGCTGCCCGGGTTTCGGCCGGATAAGGGACTTGAGATCAATCGTGAAGGCTTTCCTGATTGGGTGCAGGCACTTGAAGATGCGGCAGCCATACCGATTACAACCTATAATGAGTTTCTAGAGGCGCTGGAAAAACGGGTGCGATTCTTCCACTCAGCCGGCGGCAGAGTGTCTGATCACGCGATAGATTCGATGGTATTTGCTGAAACGACAAAAGAGGAAGCGGGACGGATTTTTTCTGACAGATTACAAGGAACAGAGATTTCTTATGAGGATGAGAAGAAATTTAAGACGTATACGCTTCAGTTTTTATGCAGTTTGTATGCGGAGCTCGATTGGGCGATGCAGTTTCATATCAATGCCTTAAGAAACACGAATACAAAAATGATGAAGAGGCTCGGACCTGACACAGGCTATGATTCTATGAATGATGAAGACATTGCTAAACCTTTATACAAGCTGCTGAACTCAGTTGAGATGAAGAACAAGCTTCCGAAAACGATTTTATATTCATTGAATCCAAACGATAACTATGTCATCGCCAGCATGATCAACAGTTTTCAGGACGGTGTTACCCCGGGAAAAATACAATTTGGCACAGCCTGGTGGTTTAACGATACAAAAGACGGGATGCTCGAGCAAATGAAAGCGTTATCAAACGTCGGGCTTTTCAGCCGCTTTATCGGTATGCTCACAGACTCCAGAAGCTTTCTTTCCTATACACGCCATGAATATTTCAGGCGGATCGTTTGCAATTTGATTGGGGAATGGGTGGAAAACGGTGAAGTGCCGCGTGACATGGAGCTTTTGGGAAGCATTGTTCGGGGAATTTGCTATGACAATGCGAAACACTACTTTCAATTTCAAGAAGAGAAAGCAAACGTATAA
- a CDS encoding DUF1641 domain-containing protein, with translation MPETIDQTNASVSQSQQDLIDQLLKPEVQESLTVLVDQLPKLTELVNILTKSYDFAQSVATDEVLKSDTVGAITEMLEPVKETAKEVAATAIEAKDRADASNETIGLFGLLRMLKDPQAQKLFRFANSYLEVMNERENQK, from the coding sequence ATGCCAGAAACAATCGATCAAACAAATGCGTCTGTCAGCCAAAGCCAGCAAGATCTTATTGATCAGCTGTTAAAGCCGGAAGTTCAAGAATCACTGACTGTTCTAGTTGACCAGCTTCCAAAGCTGACTGAGTTAGTGAATATTTTAACGAAGTCTTATGATTTCGCTCAGTCTGTAGCAACTGACGAAGTGTTAAAAAGCGATACTGTCGGTGCGATCACTGAAATGCTTGAGCCTGTAAAAGAAACAGCGAAAGAAGTGGCTGCGACTGCAATCGAAGCGAAAGACCGCGCTGATGCAAGCAACGAAACGATTGGTCTATTCGGCCTGTTGCGCATGCTGAAAGACCCTCAAGCGCAAAAGCTGTTCCGTTTTGCTAACAGCTACCTTGAAGTCATGAACGAACGCGAAAACCAAAAATAA